One genomic segment of Flavobacteriaceae bacterium includes these proteins:
- a CDS encoding MCE family protein, whose protein sequence is MSKEFKTGIAAIIIIGMFIWGFNFLKGQNIFDGNARHFFVEYNNIQGLDKSSTVTINGLQVGKVTDIRFHKDIAKKGQLVVKISLDNDFQFAKNSIAKIHASSLLGGQSLAIIPSYEGEMAVSGDYLQGTVEANIFSSVGEKLTPLQAKLEHAIVSTDSLFQGINQVLKKKTKESLSNSIIELGHIITSFRKTIKSVNQLLDSSSANIKGTLKNTELLTAKIVKISDTLLNANLGVSIKKMDTTLTNINLLISELKNGKGTLGKLMTDEQMYTNLTKASKELEELLREIKLNPKRFVHFSLFGKKARPYNGNNNKKNINNK, encoded by the coding sequence ATGTCTAAAGAATTTAAAACAGGCATCGCAGCTATTATCATTATTGGGATGTTTATCTGGGGATTCAATTTTTTAAAAGGACAAAATATTTTTGATGGGAATGCCCGACATTTTTTTGTAGAATATAACAATATACAAGGCCTCGATAAATCCAGCACAGTAACTATTAACGGCCTTCAGGTAGGTAAGGTAACGGACATCAGATTTCACAAAGACATTGCTAAAAAAGGACAATTGGTTGTAAAAATCAGTTTGGATAATGATTTTCAATTTGCTAAAAACAGTATTGCTAAAATACATGCTTCAAGCCTTTTAGGAGGCCAGTCTCTGGCAATCATACCCTCTTATGAAGGAGAAATGGCCGTTTCGGGCGATTATTTACAAGGAACAGTGGAGGCAAATATCTTTTCTTCGGTAGGAGAAAAATTAACACCTTTGCAAGCAAAACTTGAGCACGCAATTGTAAGTACAGATTCCTTGTTTCAGGGAATCAATCAGGTGCTAAAAAAGAAAACAAAAGAGAGTTTAAGTAACAGTATCATAGAATTAGGGCATATTATCACAAGTTTTAGAAAAACAATCAAATCTGTGAATCAGTTGCTGGACTCAAGTAGTGCCAATATTAAAGGAACATTAAAAAACACCGAATTACTCACTGCAAAAATTGTCAAAATTTCAGATACTTTACTGAATGCTAACTTAGGTGTCAGCATCAAAAAAATGGACACTACTTTAACGAATATAAACCTGTTAATAAGTGAATTAAAAAACGGAAAAGGAACCTTAGGAAAGTTGATGACAGATGAGCAAATGTATACCAACCTCACTAAAGCTTCCAAAGAGTTAGAGGAATTATTAAGAGAAATAAAATTAAACCCGAAACGCTTTGTGCATTTTTCATTATTCGGAAAAAAAGCTAGGCCTTATAACGGGAATAATAATAAAAAGAATATAAACAATAAATAA